A segment of the Streptomyces sp. P9-A2 genome:
AGGCCCGGTACGCGGGAACCTTGCGCAGGGCATCGAGCGCGACCGTCTGCCCCAGCCGCCCGAAGTCCCGCTCCGCGTCGCGTCGGCCGCCGAGAGCCGCCTTCAGCACGGCCTTCGGGTCGGCGGCCTTCTCCACGTCGTGCGACACCTCCCACGCGGTGTCACGCGTGGGTGCCGCTTCTTTCAGCGCTGCGGGGTCCGCCAGCATCCACGCCTCGGTCTCCCGTACGGGCACCAAGGCCACGATCCGGTGCGCGTCGTCGGGGAAGCGGTCACGGAGGGCATCCACCTTGCTCCGCTCATTGTGGTCGTGGTGAATCATCACAATGTCGTAGTAGCAGAGCAGGTCGGCCACTTGACGCACCACAAGGTCTCGGTGCGCCACGGTGAAACACTCTCCGACGTCCGCTCCCGAGTAATCGAAGCCGGCGGGCGCTTCAAGGGCGAGTTCGGTGATCTGCCGGTCGATGAGCGGAACAAGGAACCACTGGTCACTCGCTCCCTCGGTCAGGAGAGCAAGGCTGAGATACCTACGCCCCACGCGCGTACCGCCCTGTGGGGTCGAGGTACTTCCGTACCTCGAGAGGAGTGACGAACGTCCCGCGCTCGCCGCTGTCGGCCACCTTCCGCGCCCGGGTCAGCCGGCGCGGCGGGAGTCCGTCACCGAACCGGGTCACCGTGTCCAGGAACACCACCGAGTCCGGGGCGTCCTCCAGTGCGGCGGCGAGCGCGACCGGGGAGTGCGTGGTGATCAGGATCTGTCTTCCGTCGCCGGAGGTGAGCGTCGCGGGATCACTGGTCCTGGCCTTCAACCGGGACAGCAGTTGCGGAACCCGGGTGGGGTGGAGACCGTTCTCGGGTTCCTCGATCAGAAGGAGCCCTTCGTGCGCGGGGTCGTGAGCGGCGGCGAGCAGAGCCAGAATGCGCAGGGTGCCCGCCGACGCCGCGCCAGGAGGCACTCGGTGCTCGTGCCGGTGCTGAAGCCAGACGTCCCACTGGCCCCACTCGGCGTTGGCCGCCACCGTGATGTCCACGAGGTCGGGGAGCAGCGCCACGGCGTCGGCACGGAAGTCGTACCAGGCCTCGGGGTCCCGGGCGATCCGCCCGAGAACGGCACCGAGGTTCTTTCCGTCCTCTGCGAGAGGTGCGGTGTCGTAGGTGGAGGAGACGACACGCATCGCCTTGGGTGAGGGCTCGAGGATCCGCCAGTTCCCGGAGGTCTCGGCCAGCTCTGCGCGGTATGCGGCCTCCTGCACGGGAACCTCCGTGCAGTGCAGCTGACCGGTTTCGCCAGGGCTCAGGTTCGGTGAGGGCGGGATCCGATCCGCGTCCCCCGCGTAGTGATCGTGGACGTTCAGGACTTCGGTGTCGACGCGCAGGGGGTCCGGCGGGTCCGCGTACGTCACCCGCGCTTCCACCCTGAGGTGGCAGTACCCGGCGTAGCCGTGCACGAGCACATGGGCCGCGATCCGCATGGCTCCGACCGGGACACCGTCCGGACCACGCCGGAACAGTTCTTTCGGTCCTCCCCGGCGGGCGTGGTCGACGATCGTCTGACTCGTCGGTTCCCGGATCAACTGGCCCAGCAGGTCCACGGCCTCCAGCAGATTGGACTTGCCCGAGGCGTTGGCTCCCACCAGGACGGTGAACGGCGGCAGGTCGAGGGCGAAGTCGTCGAACGACTTGTACCCGTCGATCTCGATCCGCGTGATCACCCTGCCACCCTCTCTCCGCACTGCCACATGCGCATGGCGCCACATTATCCGGAGCACTCGCCCGTCCGTAGGGTCAACGGTTCGGCCGCGCGCACCCGCAGTGACGGGCCTTCGTCCAGCTCCAGTACCACGGCGGGTCCACCGGCCGCGTACTGGTCGCTCCGCAAGGCGAGCACGGTCCGCCACTCGCCCCGCACCCGCACCGTCTGCCCGGCCCGGACCATCACCGCCGCCACCTCACGCGTCGCGGGCTCGGCCACGATGTCCGGGGCCTTCAGCTCCGCGAACACCGTCTTCCCGATCCCGGCGGTGCGCTCCTCACAGCCCCAGCGATGCGCGAGGGCCGCCACGAGCAGCAGCCCCCGCCCCCCGGTCTCGTCCTCGCCGGGGTCCCGGACCTCGGGCCGGCCGCCCCCGGCGTCGCTCACCTCCAACCGCAGTAATCCCTCGGCCGTGGAGCGCGCGATCCGCACCCCGATCTGCCGATCACTCGGCACCGGCACGCGCAGCGCGTTGGTCACCAACTCGGAGAGCACCAACTCGGCGTCGTCCACCACCTCTTGGGCGACGCCCCACTCACCGAGCACCGCATGCAGCAGCGCCCGCGCCCGGGGCACGCTGCTGCGACTGCGGGAGAGGCGGAAGGTGATGTCGTTCGATGAGGCCATGGGGGCTCCTCAGGACTCGGCGTCAGCGGCGAAATCCGCGTGGCGCAAGTTCCGCTGGGACTGTGCGCACCGACAGCCTGAAGGCGCATCACGTGGACTAGCAACGTTTCCAGTAGAGATGCGCTCAATGTTCCATCTTTCGGGTTAAGTCCCGCACATCCCAGCCATCCCGCTGCTAGAGCTGTTGCCATGTCTGCAAACGCCACTGCCTCCAGCCCGTCGACCGTCCTCGGCCGCCAACTGGGCGATGAACTACGTCGACTGCGCGAGGCCGCCGCACTCACCACCACGCAAGCGGCCGAGGCGCTCGACTGCACCAAGGGGAAGATCAGCCGTATCGAGAACGGCCGCGTGACGGTTCGCCTCCCCGACCTGACCGCGATGCTGCTCACGTACGGGGCCATGGACGCCGAACTGCGCGACAGGCTCAGCCTGCTTGCCCGCAAGGCCAATCGTCGTCGTAGGCAGGGGTGGTGGAACCAGTACGGGTCGGTGCTGGCCGACACCTACCGCGACTACATCGCGCTGGAAGCCATGGCCAGAACCATCCGCACCTTCCAGGCGCAACTGGTGCCGGGCCTGTTGCAGACTCCTGAATACATCCGCGCGGTGACCGTCGCCTCCCATCAGTGGCAAACGGCGGACGAGATCGAACAGTTCGTCCAGGTACGCCTCGCTCGTCAGAAACGCCTCGTCAACGACTCGCCACTCCAGCTCTGGGCGGTGCTGTCCGAAGCCGTACTTCTTCAACAGGTTGGAGGGCCAAAGGTGATGTCCGCGCAGTTGGAGCAGCTCCTGATCGCGTCCGAGCAGCCCAACGTAACCATCCAGGTCCTGCCGTTCTCCCGCGGAGCGCATGCGAGTATGTTCGGGCCGTACGTAGTACTGGGCTTCCCCGAGGAAGCTGCGCTGGACGTGGTACTGGCGGACAATCCCACCGGCTCAATGTGGCTGGAGCGAGAGGCCGAAGTCGGCCGCTATCAGGAGTTGTTCGACGCAGCCCGTACTGCTGCGCTCTCCCCCGTGGAATCCCGCACGGTCATCCGACGCAGAGCCAAGGAGCACAGGGCATGAACACCGCACGCCATGGCACGCCGGATCTGTCAGGCGCGAAGTGGCGTAGCAGCAGCTACAGCGGTGGCAACAACGAATGCCTTGAACTCGCCCACGGCGTCCCCACCCTCGCTCCTGTCCGCGACAGCAAGAACCTCAGTGGCCCGATCATTTCCTTCGGCCGTGCCGCCTGGCAGGCCTTCGTCACACACCTGGGCTGAATCCACCCGGGCAAGGAGTGGAGTGCGGGTCATGAGTCATTCGGTCACCGTCACCGCCGACGCACCGATATGGCGCAGGAGCAGCCACAGCGGTGGGCAGGGTGACTGCCTCGAACTCGCCCACGGCGTCCCCGCTCTCGCCCCCGTACGCGACAGCAAGGACCCGGCCGGTCCGGTGATCGCGTTCGGGCGCGCCGCCTGGCGTGTCTTCCTCACGCACCTGGGCTGACGTCAGCGTTCCAGGACCACCCGTCCGCCGATCTCGGTCCAGCCGTACGGCTGTGGAGCCGTGAGGATCTGGGAACCGGCGCCCTGGGTGATGTTCAGGGCGCGGCCCAGCCGGTCGGTGAGGAGCAGGGCGGCCGCGCCGGTCGCCTCGTCCTCGTGGATGTTGTCGTCGCGGCCGGGGAAGGCGCGGGCGCGGACCCGGCCGGCGGGCTCGTCCTCCCAGGCCCAGGCGTAGATCCACTCCCCCTTCGCCGGGACGGCCAGGGCGTCGACCTCGGCGGCGGTGGCGTACTGGCGCAGAGTGCGCGGCGGAACCCACTCCGCGCGCGCCTCGATCCAGCAGAACTCCCCGTCCTGCCGGGCGCCCACCGTCCCCGCGGGCGTGACCAGCTCGGGGACGTCGAGCAGCCAGGCCGCGCCGACGCAGGGGTGGCCGGCGAAGGGCAGGCGCAGGGTGGGGGTGTAGATGTCGATCACCCCGCGCTCGGGGTCGTCGACGAACACGGTCTCGCTGAAGCCGAGCTTCTCCGCGAACATCTGGCGCTCGCTCGGCTCGGGCATGAAAGAACCCTCGCGGACGACACCAAGTTCGTTGCCGTACCCGCCCCGGGGACCGCAGAAGACGCGCACCACGTCGTAATCACTCACGGGGGCATTCAAGCAGCCCACACGTCACTTCGGGACGAAGAGGCCGCTCTGTCAGGGGGTGCCGATACTCCCCGGCGGAAATGAGTACGTGTACTCACCCCCGCACGGGCTTCCCGGTCCACCGTTGAGAACGACACTCTTGGACCGACCTCAAGGAACCCGCGATGCCGAACAACTCACGCCCGCGCGGCTTCCCGCACCGGCTCCTCGCACTCGCCACGGGCAACTGGCTCGCCAGGGGCTATCTGGCCGCCTTCGCCCTCTCCGTCGTGGCCATGTTCCTCTTCCCGGAGAGCGGCGTCGCCCCGGGCCCTCTGCTGCTCACAGCACCTCTCTCCTTCCTGACGATGGTCCTGCCCTTCGGTCCGGGCACCGGCGGTGGCGGGGTGGTCGAGGTGTCGGCCATCGGTTTCTGGGTCGCATGGCTCCTTCTGTGCGCCTTCGTGAACGCCGCCGCACTCGGCGCCCTCCTCACGAGATCCGTGAACGCCGCCTCGCCCGGCTCCCGTGCGCCTCTCCCCCGTGTTCCGGGCTCCTCGGAACGAGGAGCGACGGACACGGCACGTCCCGCGAGCTCTGGTTCGCGCAGGACTCGGGCCCTGCTGGCGCCCGCGGTGGACAACTGGCTCGCGCGTGGGTATCTCGCCGTGGTCGCGGCGTCGCTGGGGTTCTTCCTTGTCGCCGCGTACCTGCTGCCGGACCCGGGGTTCGCCGGGATCTGGCCGCTCATGACCACGGCGCCGCTCAGCATCGTCGCCCTTATGGTGGCGTCCCCCGCCGAGTGGGCCTCCTCCCTCGTCTGGCTGAGCCCGTTACTCTTCTCCGCCGGTGCGGCCCTGTCCGGACTGTTCAACGCCGTACTGCTCGGCCGGTTCGCCCGCGCGCTGCGGATGCGGGAAGCGCGCCCCGCTGCCTGATGTCTCCGCTTACTGGCATCGCGGGCTCCGGGCAGGTCGACCTGGAGCCCCCGACGGCAGGGGCGGGTGGTGCGGTAGGCCTTCGGGGTGAGTGCGCTAACGTCCGGCGCCATGAAGAGAATTGGGGCGGGAACCCTTGCGACTGCCGTCGTGGCCGTTGCAGGACTGCTGCTGGTGGGGTTGCCCGCGGTGTACTTCCTGACCGTCTACGGCTGTGGTGAGGAAGAGGACCGGCTCGCCGAGGCGATGGCCGGCGAGGCGGTACTGGGTACGCCGCCGAAAGGGGCCGACCGGGCGAGCCGCTACCAGGAGTGCGACGACGACAGTCGCTTCGTGATCGTGGGGACGCAGTACCAGTACGCCGGTTCACCGAAGACGGCCCTGCGGCACTACCGGGAGGCAGCTCGGGCCGACAGTTGGCGGCTTCGCACCACGGCCGACGGCGAGAAGGTGCCAGATTGCTTCACCAAGCCGGTGGACGGGACGACCGCATACCTCAGTGTGGAGATCCTGGAGAAAGGCGTTCTTTACGTGGGCATCATCGCGGATCATGCGGGATCGGAATGGTGTTGAGTTCACGATGACCGCCTGATCGAACTCCTTGGAGTGCGTGCCGCAGCCCGGGGGACGGGCCACGGGGAGGGTGGACGGCGGGCCCTTCTACTCCGGGTCTTCCTCCGCGGTCGCCGTGCGGTCGGCCAGGCGTTCGTAGCGTTGTCTGGCGGCTTGCGGGGTGCCCAGGCCGAGGCCGAAGGCGATGTCCTGCCAGGTCATGCCGCGGCCACGGGCCATCTGGAGGAGCCCGGTCTCCAGTTCGTCCATCTCTCCGCGCACCAGCGGGACGAGACTCAACGCGGCGGTGATGTCGGCCCGGTCCACCTCCGGTTCGCCGTCCTCGCGCTGCGCGGCCCCACTGAGCAGGAACGACACCAACCGGACGGCCTCGTGCGGGCCGAGGACCGCGGGGTGGACCTGTCGGCTGCGCTGCTCGTCGGTGGCCGCGTGCCGCTCGGCGATACGGAACAGGGAGGCGTGGACGCGCTGTGCCCGCGCCCGCTCCGGCCGCGGAGGCGTGAAGGGGTCTGGGGCGGGGGCGGAGTTGGGGTTGGGGGCGGGGTGCTGTTCGGGAGTCGGCGGCATGGGACAAGGCTGCGACATCAACAGTTACGTGTCAACCAATTGTTTTGAACAATTCGTTTAATTCGGCTGTGCGACCAAGATCTCCCCACCCCATATGCAGGGCAACGACGCAAACCCGAGACGGTCGCATGAGCCGCCGGACAGGTCCTGATCGTCCGGACATCGCGCGTAGTCATAATGCCCAAGTGACCAGACTTCCCGTGCCGTTGCCCGCCGAACACATACCGCCCGGCACCGCCGACTGGCGGACTTACGACGCCCGGCGCTGGCTCGCCGCCGTGCCCGCCCGGTGGGCACACCCTCTGTGGGCGCTGCTGGCGTTGGTCGCCCCGCTGATCTGGGACATGGAGGCGGCTCCCGTCGCCCCCTGTACGTCCGCCGACCCGTGCGGCGCCGACTGGCTGGGCCTCGGGATGGCCGTCGTGCTGGTGCTGACCCTGTACTGGGTGTGGCGGCAGCCGCGGCTCGCGCTCGCGGGGCTCGCGGCCGTGCTGGCGGGGTTCGCCGTGGACGGGGGCTTCACGGCGGCGTTCGGCGAACCGTCCGCGCTCGCGTTCCTCCTGGCCGTCGCGTTCACCGCCACCGGGCTCGTCCACCGGCTGGCCGTCGCCGTGCGGCAGCGGGCGCTAGCCCTGGAGGCGGCCGGGCCGGTCGCACAACCGCTGCCCGCCGCCGCGCGGACGTTCCGCCGGGGCCGGTTCTCCTTCGTCCTGGCCGCGCTGCTGCTGGCCGTCGCCGGGTTCGGCTACTGGCAGGCCCAGCAGGTCGTCGACGCGTACGAGGAGCGGGCCGCGGGCGCCACACACCTGTCCGGACGGGTCACAGCCCTGAAAGAGGACGACGACGGCATCGGCATCCTCAAGGTGGAGGCCGACGGGCGCACCTATCGCTTCGAGACGGCCTTCCCCGAGGACTTCCCCGTGGACAGCCGGGTCGACATCGTCGTGGACGGCGACTGGGCGGCGCTGGTCGCGGAGCCGTACGACGCCTTCGGCTGGGAGCTGCTGGTGCTGGGCGGCTCCGTCGCGGGGCTGGCGTTCCTCATGAACGGCGTGGACGGGTGGACGCGTTCGCAGCGGCTGCGGCGCGGACCACTGCCGGTGCTGCACGTGCTGGTGCGCGAGGGGCACGATGACGACGTCCGCACCTGGGTGTTCGCGGCCGACGACCCGGAGGGCCTTCGGCCGATCCTGCACTTTCACTCGCTGTGCGCCTTCGAGGACGAGGACGGGGGCGAGGACGAGGACGGCCGCGACGCAGGCGACGGCCCCGCAGCCGTCGTCGAACTCGGCAAGATCACGGAGATTCTCCGGGGCGAGGACCCTCCCCCGCCGCTGCGGGAGGCCGTCCTGTACGGCGTCCCCTGCACCGGCGCCGAAGTCGCCTTCGTCGCGTGCGACGACGCGGACGACGCCGAGGTGTCGGTGGAGTGCAGCGTCACCCCGGTGAAGCCGGCCGTCCCGGGGTTGCTGAAGCGCGGGTCGCAGCGCGGTAAGCGGATGAACCCGCGGCGGTCCGTCGACGAGATCGCCGCCGGTATGACACCCACGGCGGGCCCGCGGGTGTGGACGGCGCACGGCTTCTCGCGCACGGTGGGCCTCGGCCTGCTGCTGGTGCAGGGCGGCGGCATCTGGGTCACGCTCGGCGAGGGGCCGTCATGGACCTGGCTGTGGCTGGCCGTGGGTCTGCCGTGGCTGGTGACGGCTGTGGCGACGGCGCTCACCTGGCGGATCACCGCCGACCGTGACGGGCTGTGGGTGACCGGGGCGTGGCGCGTGCGGCGGGTCCCGTGGAACGTGATCACGTCCGTGCGGCACTCCGATGACGGCATCCGCGTCGGCCGGGCCAAGGACTCCCCCGTCGAACTCTCCCCCACCGGCTGGGCGTGGCTGGAGCGCCGTCTGGCCCGCGAGCCGCATGTGGAACGCGCTGTCGAGGAGTTGCAGGCGCTGCTGCTCCGCCCGGAACTGCGGCCGCTGGAGGAGGCGCCGACGGGGCGGCAGGGCGTGCCGGTCGGGCCGCCGCTGGTGGCCCTGTCGGTGCTGTGGGGCGTGGCGGTGCTGCTTCTGCTTTGACCGGACCGCAGGTCGGTGACCGGGCCGCGGGTCCCGCTCCAGTCCGTGACCTGCGGCGGGCGGGCCGCGTCCCCAAGGGTGGAGAGCAGTTCCCCACCCGAGGAGTGGCCATGACGTGCAGCAGACCGCCAGGTGGCGGTAGTCCACAGGGCCATGCCCGACCTGAGCCTCCTCGCGGCCGACCGCCTCGTGCCGGAGGCCGCCGCCGGGCACGACCTAAGGGTCACCCCGAGAACTGGCCTTAAAATATGGGGGGTTGGACTCCTCTGTGCGCAGGATCTGGAGGGCGTGCGTGATCACCAGGATGGGGACCGCCCGAAGCGCCACCCCCTGGAAAGACGGAGTCCGCCCATGACCGCTCGTACTCGTACTCGTACTCGTACTCGTGCTCGTACTCGTGCTCGTACTCGTGCTCGTGCTCGCACCGCTGCCGCCTCCGCTCTGTTGGCCGCTCTGGTTCTCGGCCCGCTCGCCGGAGCGGCCGGCGCCCTTCAGCCGGGCTCCGCCCAACCCGGCACTGCGGCGTCCGGCGCCGTGCCGTCCGCCGGGGACGCCCCGGCCTCCGTCGGCCCCGACGTCGCCGCTCTGGAGGAGGCCCTCACCGGCATCCCCGACGGGGACATCTCGGCCGCCCTCGTCCGGGTCGGTGGCAAGGGCAGGTGGACGGGGACCGCCGGGGTGCGGGACCTGCGGACCGGAGCCCCGGCTCTGGAGAACGCGCGGTTCCGGGCCGGGTCGACGACCAAGGTGGTCACCGCGGCGCTGGTGCTTCAACTGGTCGCGGAGGGAAGGGTCGAGCTCGACGCGCCCCTCACCCGGTATCTGCCCGGCCTGCTGCCGGACTCCTTCACCGAGCCGCCGACCGTACGGCACCTGCTCACGTACACCAGCGGCCTGCAGCCCGGTGCGAACCTCGGTTCGACCACCGAGGAGATGTACCCGAACCGGTTCCGGACCCTCAGCCCGGAGCGGGTGGTGGCCACGGCGGTCGCGAAGGGGCCGGCGTTCGGCCCCGGGAAGCGGCAGAAGTACCAGAACATCGACTACACCGTGCTCGGCCTGCTGATCGAGAAGGTGACGGGCGACCGTTACGAACACCAGGCAGACGTACGGATCTTCCGTCCGCTGGGCATGCGGCGCACCGGGTTCCCCGCCGGGCCGGACCCGCGCATCCACGGCCCGCACCACCGGGCCTACACGGACATCGGCGGCCGGACCACCGACGTGACGGAGTGGAACATGTCGGACCGCTGGGCGGCCGGGAACATGATCTCCACCACCGCCGACCTGGAGCGGTTCCTGGTGGCCCTGTTCCGGGGCGAGGTGGTGCCGCAGCCGCTGCTGGACCAGATGCTCGTCGTCCCCGACGTCGAGGGCGACGCGTCCTACGGCATGGCGCTTCAGCGCTTCGTCCACAACGGGACGGAGATCTGGGGCAAGACGGGCTCCCGGCCCGGCTCCCACACGGTGCTGGCCGCGACCCGCGACCTGTCCCGGACGGTGGTGTACTCGGTGAACGCCAAGAGCGCCCGGGAGGACGGCTTCCCGCTCGTCGCACGGTTCGCCCTGCCCGCCTTCAACCGTTAAGGATTCCGGCAGGAGCACGTCCGCGGCTGTACGTGCGAAGGGTGCCCCTCGGCTGAGGGGCACCCTTCCCGGGCGCACGGTCACCTCCCCGCGCTCCGGTTCACTCCGTCGTGGAGCTGCGCCTGCGGAGGGCGAAGACCACGGCCGCGCCCGCGGCCACCGCCGCTGCCGCCGCGCCGCCGATGGCCGCGACCGGGGTGTCCGAACCGGTGCTGGCCAGGGCGCCGTTCAGGCCGCCCGTGGTGGAACCTGTCGTCGAGCCGATGACGCCGCCGGTGCCGCCGGTCGTGCCGGTCCCGCCCGTGCCGCCGGTACCGCTACCGCCCGTGCCACCGGTACCGCTACCGCCGGTACCGCCCGGGAGGTCGGCGTCGTCGCTCAGGGCGACCGACAGGTCGACGGGGTCGAGGGCGGTGCCGGCGGTGTAGAAGTCGCCGAAGGCCTTCGCGCCGGCCTCGGTGAGGGTGGCGGCGACGTCGTCGACGGTGATGACGTCGTCCTTGGCGGTCAGGGCGGACGACTTCGCCTTCAGGGTGGCCAGGACCACGTCCTGCGACTTCTCGCCCAGCTTGTCGACGTCGGCGGACAGCTTGCCCGTGCCCCCGTCGAGGGTCGCCTTCAGGTCGGTCAGGGTCAGGTCGAGGCTGTACTCGCCGCCCTTCTCATGGCCCTTGAAGTTCACCGCGCCCGCGAAGGAGGCGTCGAGGGTGCCGGCGTCCGTGTCGTAGGCGCCGGACGCGTCGGTGAAGGTGAAGGCGCCGTTGCCGGAGGCCTGGGACGCGCCGTCGGACGCGGTGACCTTGCCCTTGGCGATCGGGCCCACCACGTATGAACGGAAGGACTCCTTCACGCCCCAGCCGAGGGTGCCGTCGGCTATCTCGCCCTGGGCGGGCGCGGGGGTGTTGTCGTCGGAGGGGGTGGACGCCGACGGGGACGGGGACTGCGAGGAGGGGGACGACTGCGACGGGGACTGCGACGGGGACGACGGCTCGTCCGTGGGCTCCGGCGAGGTCGGTTCGTCCGTCGGCTCCGGCGAGGTGGGCTCGTCCGTCGGCTCGGGGTCGGTGCTGGGCTCCGGCTCGGTGGGCTCAGGGTCCGTAGGGGTCGGGTCCGTAGGGGTCGGCTTGGTCTTCTGGACGACCGTCAGCGGGTCGCCGGCCGCGCCCGCGTAGCTCGCGCTGCCGAAGACCTCGCCGGCCTTCTCGGTCAGCTCGGTCGCCATGTCCGTCATCGAGCGGGACACGGTGACGGTCGCGAGCGGGACGTCGTCCTCGGTCTCGCCGTTCCTGGTCACGTCGGCGGTGATCTCGGCGGACGAACTGTCGAACGTGACGTCGGAGAGGGTGAGGGCGAAGCCGTGCGCCTTGGACTCGATCGCCAGGCTGCCCTCGAAGCCGATCTCCATCCTGTGCGAGGTGGAGTCGTAGCTGCCGGTGCCGTTGACGAAGGTGAAGGCACCGTTGCCGGCTGCCTGGGTCGCGCCGTCCGCGGGGGTGAAGGTGCCCTTCGCGTAGGTGGCGACGTAGGTGCGGTACGACTCCTTGATGCCCCACGTCAACTCGTAACCAGTGAGCGGGACTTCGACCGCGGCGGCGGAGGTCGCGCCGGTGAGGGCGGTGGCGCCGAGGGCGGCGGCCGTGGCCACGGCGGCGGCGATGGCGGTGGAA
Coding sequences within it:
- a CDS encoding DUF397 domain-containing protein, whose translation is MSHSVTVTADAPIWRRSSHSGGQGDCLELAHGVPALAPVRDSKDPAGPVIAFGRAAWRVFLTHLG
- a CDS encoding serine hydrolase domain-containing protein, whose protein sequence is MTARTRTRTRTRARTRARTRARARTAAASALLAALVLGPLAGAAGALQPGSAQPGTAASGAVPSAGDAPASVGPDVAALEEALTGIPDGDISAALVRVGGKGRWTGTAGVRDLRTGAPALENARFRAGSTTKVVTAALVLQLVAEGRVELDAPLTRYLPGLLPDSFTEPPTVRHLLTYTSGLQPGANLGSTTEEMYPNRFRTLSPERVVATAVAKGPAFGPGKRQKYQNIDYTVLGLLIEKVTGDRYEHQADVRIFRPLGMRRTGFPAGPDPRIHGPHHRAYTDIGGRTTDVTEWNMSDRWAAGNMISTTADLERFLVALFRGEVVPQPLLDQMLVVPDVEGDASYGMALQRFVHNGTEIWGKTGSRPGSHTVLAATRDLSRTVVYSVNAKSAREDGFPLVARFALPAFNR
- a CDS encoding ATP-binding protein, with the translated sequence MASSNDITFRLSRSRSSVPRARALLHAVLGEWGVAQEVVDDAELVLSELVTNALRVPVPSDRQIGVRIARSTAEGLLRLEVSDAGGGRPEVRDPGEDETGGRGLLLVAALAHRWGCEERTAGIGKTVFAELKAPDIVAEPATREVAAVMVRAGQTVRVRGEWRTVLALRSDQYAAGGPAVVLELDEGPSLRVRAAEPLTLRTGECSG
- a CDS encoding SCO4225 family membrane protein, with the protein product MPNNSRPRGFPHRLLALATGNWLARGYLAAFALSVVAMFLFPESGVAPGPLLLTAPLSFLTMVLPFGPGTGGGGVVEVSAIGFWVAWLLLCAFVNAAALGALLTRSVNAASPGSRAPLPRVPGSSERGATDTARPASSGSRRTRALLAPAVDNWLARGYLAVVAASLGFFLVAAYLLPDPGFAGIWPLMTTAPLSIVALMVASPAEWASSLVWLSPLLFSAGAALSGLFNAVLLGRFARALRMREARPAA
- a CDS encoding DUF4276 family protein, producing the protein MGRRYLSLALLTEGASDQWFLVPLIDRQITELALEAPAGFDYSGADVGECFTVAHRDLVVRQVADLLCYYDIVMIHHDHNERSKVDALRDRFPDDAHRIVALVPVRETEAWMLADPAALKEAAPTRDTAWEVSHDVEKAADPKAVLKAALGGRRDAERDFGRLGQTVALDALRKVPAYRAWTAELRRAMERLRFL
- a CDS encoding DUF397 domain-containing protein; translation: MNTARHGTPDLSGAKWRSSSYSGGNNECLELAHGVPTLAPVRDSKNLSGPIISFGRAAWQAFVTHLG
- a CDS encoding DNA-binding protein yields the protein MPPTPEQHPAPNPNSAPAPDPFTPPRPERARAQRVHASLFRIAERHAATDEQRSRQVHPAVLGPHEAVRLVSFLLSGAAQREDGEPEVDRADITAALSLVPLVRGEMDELETGLLQMARGRGMTWQDIAFGLGLGTPQAARQRYERLADRTATAEEDPE
- a CDS encoding HtaA domain-containing protein, with protein sequence MPARRRRSTAIAAAVATAAALGATALTGATSAAAVEVPLTGYELTWGIKESYRTYVATYAKGTFTPADGATQAAGNGAFTFVNGTGSYDSTSHRMEIGFEGSLAIESKAHGFALTLSDVTFDSSSAEITADVTRNGETEDDVPLATVTVSRSMTDMATELTEKAGEVFGSASYAGAAGDPLTVVQKTKPTPTDPTPTDPEPTEPEPSTDPEPTDEPTSPEPTDEPTSPEPTDEPSSPSQSPSQSSPSSQSPSPSASTPSDDNTPAPAQGEIADGTLGWGVKESFRSYVVGPIAKGKVTASDGASQASGNGAFTFTDASGAYDTDAGTLDASFAGAVNFKGHEKGGEYSLDLTLTDLKATLDGGTGKLSADVDKLGEKSQDVVLATLKAKSSALTAKDDVITVDDVAATLTEAGAKAFGDFYTAGTALDPVDLSVALSDDADLPGGTGGSGTGGTGGSGTGGTGGTGTTGGTGGVIGSTTGSTTGGLNGALASTGSDTPVAAIGGAAAAAVAAGAAVVFALRRRSSTTE
- a CDS encoding PhzF family phenazine biosynthesis protein, yielding MSDYDVVRVFCGPRGGYGNELGVVREGSFMPEPSERQMFAEKLGFSETVFVDDPERGVIDIYTPTLRLPFAGHPCVGAAWLLDVPELVTPAGTVGARQDGEFCWIEARAEWVPPRTLRQYATAAEVDALAVPAKGEWIYAWAWEDEPAGRVRARAFPGRDDNIHEDEATGAAALLLTDRLGRALNITQGAGSQILTAPQPYGWTEIGGRVVLER
- a CDS encoding AAA family ATPase yields the protein MITRIEIDGYKSFDDFALDLPPFTVLVGANASGKSNLLEAVDLLGQLIREPTSQTIVDHARRGGPKELFRRGPDGVPVGAMRIAAHVLVHGYAGYCHLRVEARVTYADPPDPLRVDTEVLNVHDHYAGDADRIPPSPNLSPGETGQLHCTEVPVQEAAYRAELAETSGNWRILEPSPKAMRVVSSTYDTAPLAEDGKNLGAVLGRIARDPEAWYDFRADAVALLPDLVDITVAANAEWGQWDVWLQHRHEHRVPPGAASAGTLRILALLAAAHDPAHEGLLLIEEPENGLHPTRVPQLLSRLKARTSDPATLTSGDGRQILITTHSPVALAAALEDAPDSVVFLDTVTRFGDGLPPRRLTRARKVADSGERGTFVTPLEVRKYLDPTGRYARGA
- a CDS encoding helix-turn-helix domain-containing protein, producing the protein MSANATASSPSTVLGRQLGDELRRLREAAALTTTQAAEALDCTKGKISRIENGRVTVRLPDLTAMLLTYGAMDAELRDRLSLLARKANRRRRQGWWNQYGSVLADTYRDYIALEAMARTIRTFQAQLVPGLLQTPEYIRAVTVASHQWQTADEIEQFVQVRLARQKRLVNDSPLQLWAVLSEAVLLQQVGGPKVMSAQLEQLLIASEQPNVTIQVLPFSRGAHASMFGPYVVLGFPEEAALDVVLADNPTGSMWLEREAEVGRYQELFDAARTAALSPVESRTVIRRRAKEHRA